One Micromonospora craniellae genomic region harbors:
- the murD gene encoding UDP-N-acetylmuramoyl-L-alanine--D-glutamate ligase, translated as MRLSDLRGRTVAVWGAGREGRAAVIAIAAHGPADLVAVDDSANFLSLPWEGPLAEAAPLVTGEEGLARLVAADVVVRSPGVPQTHPWLVELRRQGATVTQGTSLWMADHGPRTVGVTGSKGKSTTSSLIHHLLTAVDRPNVFGGNIGVPTLDLPESELYVLELSSYQCSDLTDSPRVAVVTALFPEHLDAHGGEREYYRDKLNLLAYGPRTVVVNGADPRLAFELGDRAAVRAGSAESVNVAAGPDGTPWFHRVDQPLFPRAVLPLVGRHNEGNLCVALAVLDALGVDLVDRKDTLAVAVAGFQGLAHRLTEISDPSGLTFVDDTLATSPYAAMHAIDAYDGRPLTVIVGGADRGVDYTPLREHLAERELTVIGIPDSGARIVEALDGLPKVRTDLVEDLADAVHLARQVTPAGGVVLLSPAAPSYGRFRNFEHRSEVFAEAVRTTAPA; from the coding sequence GTGCGCCTGTCTGACCTGCGCGGACGTACCGTCGCCGTCTGGGGGGCGGGTCGGGAGGGCCGGGCCGCGGTGATCGCGATCGCCGCTCACGGCCCGGCCGACCTGGTCGCCGTCGACGACAGCGCCAACTTCCTCTCGCTGCCCTGGGAGGGGCCGCTGGCGGAGGCGGCCCCGCTGGTCACCGGCGAGGAGGGCTTGGCCCGGTTGGTCGCCGCCGACGTGGTGGTCCGGTCGCCGGGCGTGCCGCAGACCCACCCGTGGCTGGTGGAGCTGCGTCGCCAGGGCGCCACCGTCACCCAGGGCACCTCGCTGTGGATGGCCGACCACGGCCCGCGCACCGTCGGGGTGACCGGCAGCAAGGGCAAGAGCACCACGTCGAGCCTGATCCACCACCTGCTGACCGCGGTGGACCGGCCGAACGTCTTCGGCGGCAACATCGGCGTACCGACGCTGGACCTGCCGGAGTCCGAGCTGTACGTGCTGGAGCTGTCCAGCTACCAGTGCAGCGACCTGACCGACTCGCCCCGGGTCGCGGTGGTCACCGCGCTGTTCCCCGAGCATCTCGACGCGCACGGCGGTGAGCGGGAGTACTACCGGGACAAGCTCAACCTGCTGGCGTACGGCCCACGGACGGTCGTGGTGAACGGCGCCGACCCTCGGCTGGCGTTCGAGCTGGGCGACCGGGCGGCGGTACGCGCCGGCAGCGCGGAGTCGGTGAACGTGGCCGCCGGGCCGGACGGTACGCCCTGGTTCCACCGGGTCGACCAGCCGTTGTTCCCCCGGGCGGTGCTGCCGCTGGTCGGCCGGCACAACGAGGGCAACCTGTGCGTGGCGTTGGCCGTGCTCGACGCCCTGGGAGTGGACCTGGTCGACCGGAAGGACACGCTGGCCGTGGCGGTCGCCGGGTTCCAGGGGTTGGCGCACCGGTTGACCGAGATCAGCGACCCGTCGGGCCTGACGTTCGTCGACGACACGCTGGCGACCAGCCCGTACGCGGCCATGCACGCCATCGATGCGTACGACGGGCGGCCGTTGACCGTGATCGTCGGTGGCGCCGACCGGGGTGTCGACTACACCCCGCTGCGCGAGCACCTGGCCGAGCGGGAACTGACCGTGATCGGCATCCCGGACAGCGGGGCACGCATCGTGGAGGCGCTGGACGGGCTGCCCAAGGTGCGTACCGACCTGGTCGAGGACCTGGCCGACGCGGTCCACCTGGCCCGGCAGGTCACGCCGGCCGGTGGCGTGGTCCTGCTGTCGCCGGCCGCCCCCAGCTACGGGCGGTTCCGCAACTTCGAGCACCGCTCGGAGGTCTTCGCCGAAGCGGTACGCACCACCGCCCCCGCCTGA
- a CDS encoding aspartate aminotransferase family protein, translating into MTDDLLARHRAVLPSWMPLYYAEPIELVSGEGRRVTDAQGRTYLDFFGGVLTNMIGYDIAEIREAVQQQLASGIVHTSTLYLIRQQVELAEKIARLSGIPDARVFFTNSGSEANEAALLMATNYRRSHQILAVRNSYHGRTYATMGVTGNRGWSPSALNPLQVAWLHSGERLRGLLARLPEGDRIDAAVEDLREVLATQTSGDVACLIAEPIQGVGGFVHPPDGLFAGWKKVLDEHSILLVSDEVQTGWGRTGEHFWGYQAHGVTPDLLTFAKGIGNGFALAGVVGRADVLESVPAISFSTFGGNPVSAAAGNAVLDYLLDHDLQANAARVGAILGDGLRAAVAGLDQVAEVRGKGLMLAVEFVRPGTGEPDPALTGKVFEACRQGGLLVGKGGLHGNVLRMGPPLTLTEGEAREGLAILVEAIRVEVVR; encoded by the coding sequence ATGACCGACGATCTGCTGGCACGGCACAGGGCCGTGCTGCCGTCCTGGATGCCGCTCTACTACGCCGAGCCGATCGAACTCGTCTCCGGCGAAGGCCGCCGCGTCACCGACGCGCAGGGGCGCACCTACCTGGACTTCTTCGGCGGGGTGCTGACCAACATGATCGGCTACGACATCGCCGAGATCCGCGAGGCGGTGCAGCAACAGTTGGCCAGCGGGATCGTGCACACCTCGACGCTCTATCTGATCCGGCAGCAGGTGGAGTTGGCTGAGAAGATCGCCCGGCTCTCCGGGATCCCGGACGCCCGGGTCTTCTTCACCAACTCCGGCAGCGAGGCCAACGAGGCCGCGCTGCTGATGGCGACCAACTACCGCCGCTCGCACCAGATCCTCGCGGTCCGCAACAGCTACCACGGCCGCACGTACGCGACGATGGGCGTCACGGGCAACCGGGGCTGGTCGCCCAGTGCGCTCAACCCGCTCCAGGTGGCCTGGCTGCACTCCGGTGAGCGGCTTCGCGGTCTGCTCGCCCGGCTGCCCGAGGGCGACCGGATCGACGCGGCGGTGGAGGACCTGCGCGAGGTGCTCGCCACCCAGACCTCCGGCGACGTGGCCTGCCTGATCGCCGAGCCGATCCAGGGCGTCGGCGGGTTCGTGCACCCGCCGGACGGCCTCTTCGCCGGCTGGAAGAAGGTCCTCGACGAGCACAGCATCCTGCTTGTCTCCGACGAGGTGCAGACCGGCTGGGGGCGTACCGGCGAGCACTTCTGGGGTTACCAGGCCCACGGCGTCACGCCCGACCTGCTCACCTTCGCCAAGGGCATCGGCAACGGGTTCGCCCTGGCCGGGGTGGTCGGTCGGGCGGACGTGCTGGAGTCGGTGCCGGCGATCAGCTTCTCCACCTTCGGCGGCAACCCGGTCAGCGCCGCCGCCGGCAACGCCGTCCTGGACTACCTGCTCGACCACGACCTTCAGGCCAACGCCGCCCGGGTCGGCGCGATCCTCGGCGACGGCCTGCGCGCTGCGGTGGCCGGGCTCGACCAGGTCGCCGAGGTACGCGGCAAGGGCCTGATGCTCGCCGTGGAGTTCGTCCGGCCGGGCACCGGCGAACCGGATCCGGCGCTCACCGGGAAGGTGTTCGAGGCGTGCCGACAGGGTGGGCTGCTCGTCGGCAAGGGTGGCCTGCACGGCAACGTCCTGCGGATGGGGCCGCCGTTGACGCTCACCGAGGGGGAGGCCCGCGAGGGACTGGCCATCCTGGTCGAGGCGATCCGCGTGGAGGTTGTTCGATGA
- a CDS encoding CoA-acylating methylmalonate-semialdehyde dehydrogenase, with protein MNLIGHFVDGKRVGGTSTRRGDVFDPATGRRTGQVELASAADVAVAVEAAERAARTWRDASLAKRTAVLFAFRELVNARRDRLAEVITAEHGKVLADAAGEVQRGLEVIEYACGIPSALRGGFSENVSTEVDSYSLRQPLGVVAVISPFNFPVMVPLWFVPVAVAAGNAVVLKPSEKDPSAALLLAEWFAEAGLPDGVLNVVNGDAEAVDALLDHPTVRAVSFVGSTPVARHVYQRGTTAGKRVQALGGAKNHMVVLPDADLDLAADAAVNAGFGSAGERCMAISALVAVEPVADDLVARIADRVAGLRTGDGRRGCDMGPLVTAAHADRVRSYVEAGVAAGAVAVVDGRDVTPDGDPDGFWLGPTLFDRVTPDMSIYTDEIFGPVLSVLRVGSYDEAVALVNASPYGNGTAIFTNDGGAARRYQHEVEAGMVGVNVPIPVPMAYYSFGGWKASLFGDLHAHGADGVAFFTRGKVVTSRWLDPRHGGVNLGFPTQT; from the coding sequence ATGAACCTGATCGGGCACTTCGTGGACGGCAAGCGGGTCGGCGGCACCTCGACCCGACGCGGGGACGTGTTCGACCCGGCCACCGGTCGGCGTACCGGGCAGGTGGAGCTGGCCTCCGCCGCGGACGTGGCGGTCGCCGTCGAGGCGGCCGAGCGCGCGGCGCGTACCTGGCGGGACGCGTCGCTGGCGAAGCGAACGGCGGTGCTGTTCGCCTTCCGGGAGCTGGTCAACGCGCGTCGGGACCGGCTCGCCGAGGTGATCACGGCCGAGCACGGCAAGGTGCTCGCCGACGCCGCCGGGGAGGTGCAGCGCGGTCTGGAGGTCATCGAGTACGCCTGCGGCATCCCGTCGGCGCTGCGCGGCGGTTTCAGCGAGAACGTCTCCACCGAGGTCGACTCGTACAGTCTGCGGCAGCCGCTCGGGGTGGTCGCGGTGATCAGCCCGTTCAACTTCCCGGTGATGGTGCCGCTGTGGTTCGTGCCGGTGGCGGTCGCCGCCGGCAACGCGGTGGTGCTCAAGCCGAGCGAGAAGGACCCGAGCGCGGCGTTGCTGCTGGCCGAGTGGTTCGCCGAGGCGGGACTGCCCGACGGGGTGCTGAACGTGGTCAACGGCGACGCCGAGGCCGTCGACGCGCTGCTGGACCACCCGACGGTCAGGGCGGTGTCCTTCGTCGGCTCCACCCCGGTGGCCCGGCACGTCTACCAGCGTGGCACCACGGCCGGTAAGCGGGTGCAGGCGCTCGGCGGTGCGAAGAACCACATGGTGGTACTGCCCGACGCAGATCTGGACCTGGCCGCCGATGCGGCGGTCAACGCCGGGTTCGGGTCGGCGGGGGAGCGGTGCATGGCGATCTCGGCGCTGGTCGCCGTGGAGCCGGTCGCCGACGACCTGGTGGCCCGGATCGCGGACCGGGTGGCCGGGCTGCGCACCGGCGACGGGCGGCGTGGCTGCGACATGGGTCCGCTGGTCACCGCCGCGCACGCGGACCGGGTCCGGTCCTACGTCGAGGCGGGGGTAGCGGCCGGCGCGGTGGCGGTGGTGGACGGCCGGGACGTGACGCCCGACGGTGACCCGGACGGCTTCTGGCTGGGTCCGACGCTGTTCGACCGGGTCACCCCGGACATGTCGATCTACACCGACGAGATCTTCGGCCCGGTGCTCTCGGTGTTGCGGGTGGGCTCTTACGACGAGGCGGTGGCGTTGGTCAACGCCAGCCCGTACGGCAACGGCACAGCGATCTTCACCAACGACGGCGGTGCGGCCCGCCGCTACCAGCACGAGGTGGAGGCCGGCATGGTCGGCGTCAACGTGCCGATCCCGGTGCCGATGGCGTACTACTCGTTCGGCGGCTGGAAGGCGTCGCTCTTCGGTGACCTGCACGCGCACGGCGCCGACGGGGTGGCGTTCTTCACCCGGGGCAAGGTGGTCACCAGCAGGTGGTTGGACCCCCGCCACGGCGGGGTCAACCTCGGCTTCCCCACCCAGACCTGA
- a CDS encoding acyltransferase family protein, which translates to MRRLARLAARTPADRERYLDLLRAMAIMMVVLGHWAVAAIRYDEHGQPDGHSALPAIPWAYPLTWAVQVMPVFFLVGGYANAASLAAHRGRGGDAAGWLLGRSARLLRPTSALVLVLAGGALVARVVGVEPSMVRTVVWFATIPLWFLAAYLVVVPLTPLMYALHRRFGLAVPVALALLVAAGDLGRAVGPEAAALPNYLLGWLAVHQVGFAWFDARRGHCHPTGNRPAGARLGLRTRCLPMSRRAALVLLVAGLGVAVLLTGPGPYPVSMINLPGQRLDNAAPPSVALLAVATAQLGLILLLRERAERWLHRSRPWQAVIAVNSVVLTVFLWHLSAVILLVGALDWLGVLPTPPAGSAAWLAWRLPWVLLLAVVLAALVAVFGPIEARTGRSTASRRDGPDDSKPAPARTDDGAAHPPEDGHPPGGGRPISRRAAVRGALTVAGFAAVGYALVANSATAKTAPEPLGLPVAALVAYLAGAGVLRLLRSGWGSRG; encoded by the coding sequence ATGCGCCGCCTGGCCCGACTCGCCGCCCGGACGCCGGCCGACCGTGAGCGCTACCTCGACCTGCTGCGGGCCATGGCGATCATGATGGTCGTCCTCGGGCACTGGGCGGTCGCGGCGATCCGCTACGACGAGCACGGGCAGCCCGACGGCCACTCCGCCCTGCCCGCGATCCCATGGGCCTATCCGCTGACCTGGGCGGTCCAGGTGATGCCGGTGTTCTTCCTGGTCGGCGGCTACGCCAACGCCGCCTCGCTGGCCGCGCACCGGGGGCGTGGCGGCGACGCGGCCGGGTGGCTGCTCGGGCGGAGCGCCCGGCTGTTACGCCCGACCAGCGCGCTGGTGCTGGTGCTGGCCGGGGGCGCGCTGGTCGCCAGGGTGGTCGGCGTCGAGCCGAGCATGGTGCGCACCGTCGTCTGGTTCGCCACGATCCCGCTGTGGTTCCTCGCCGCCTATCTCGTGGTGGTGCCGCTGACCCCGCTCATGTACGCGCTGCACCGCCGTTTCGGACTGGCCGTACCGGTCGCGCTGGCGTTGCTCGTGGCCGCCGGAGACCTCGGCCGGGCGGTCGGTCCTGAGGCGGCGGCCCTGCCCAACTACCTGCTCGGCTGGCTGGCCGTGCACCAGGTCGGCTTCGCCTGGTTCGACGCTCGCCGGGGGCACTGCCATCCGACCGGAAACCGCCCGGCCGGCGCCCGACTCGGCCTGCGGACCCGCTGCCTGCCGATGTCCCGCCGCGCCGCCCTGGTCCTGCTCGTCGCCGGTCTGGGGGTCGCGGTGCTGCTCACCGGCCCGGGCCCGTACCCGGTCAGTATGATCAATCTGCCCGGGCAGCGGCTGGACAACGCCGCACCGCCGAGCGTGGCATTGCTGGCCGTGGCCACCGCCCAACTCGGGCTGATCCTGCTGCTGCGGGAGCGGGCCGAACGGTGGCTGCACCGCAGCCGCCCGTGGCAGGCGGTGATCGCCGTCAACTCGGTCGTGCTCACCGTCTTCCTGTGGCACCTGAGCGCCGTGATCCTGCTGGTCGGCGCGCTGGACTGGCTGGGCGTCCTACCCACCCCTCCGGCCGGGTCGGCGGCCTGGCTGGCTTGGCGGCTGCCCTGGGTGCTGCTGCTCGCCGTGGTGCTCGCCGCGCTGGTCGCGGTCTTCGGCCCGATCGAGGCCCGCACCGGCCGCTCCACCGCGAGTCGCCGGGACGGGCCCGACGACTCGAAGCCCGCCCCGGCCCGGACCGACGACGGTGCCGCCCACCCGCCGGAAGACGGCCATCCACCAGGTGGCGGGCGGCCGATCAGCCGGCGGGCGGCCGTGCGCGGCGCGCTGACCGTCGCCGGTTTCGCCGCCGTCGGATACGCCCTGGTGGCCAACAGCGCCACCGCGAAGACCGCGCCTGAACCGCTCGGGCTGCCCGTCGCCGCCCTGGTCGCCTACCTGGCCGGGGCGGGCGTCCTGCGCCTGCTCAGGTCTGGGTGGGGAAGCCGAGGTTGA
- a CDS encoding MurR/RpiR family transcriptional regulator: MVDHEADTSAGTAVADADRVDRRGALGVASGGILARVRSGADELTGALRRVAEHVLSDPEAAARATIVELAERSGTSPATVTRFCRAMGFDGYADLRLGIAAETGRARSAGWTVDIGREIQPGDPLDRVLEQIMAADTRAMHDTAALLDLGEVERAATAIAGASRVNIFGASGSALVGEEMQFSLHRIGVAAWAWNDVHSGLASAALLRPGDVALGISHSGQTREAIEMVAEGGSRGATTIALTGFRRSPLAELADIVLLTASHATTFRPDALSARHPQLVVLDLLYIAVAQRTHDRAHAAFRRTAQAVDGHKAARGASA; the protein is encoded by the coding sequence ATGGTTGATCACGAGGCGGACACCTCCGCGGGCACCGCGGTGGCCGACGCCGACCGGGTTGACCGGCGGGGCGCCCTCGGCGTCGCCTCGGGCGGGATTCTCGCTCGGGTGCGCAGCGGGGCCGACGAGCTGACCGGCGCGTTGCGCCGGGTCGCCGAGCACGTCCTCAGCGACCCGGAGGCGGCGGCCCGGGCCACCATCGTCGAGTTGGCCGAGCGCAGCGGCACGTCACCGGCCACGGTCACCCGGTTCTGCCGGGCGATGGGCTTCGACGGCTACGCCGACCTGCGGCTGGGCATCGCCGCCGAGACCGGGCGGGCCCGGTCCGCCGGGTGGACGGTCGACATCGGACGCGAGATCCAGCCCGGCGACCCGCTGGACCGGGTGCTGGAACAGATCATGGCGGCCGACACCCGGGCCATGCACGACACCGCCGCGTTGCTCGACCTCGGCGAGGTGGAGCGGGCCGCGACCGCCATCGCCGGGGCCAGCCGGGTGAACATCTTCGGCGCCAGCGGCAGCGCCCTGGTCGGCGAGGAGATGCAGTTCAGCCTGCACCGCATCGGGGTGGCCGCCTGGGCGTGGAACGATGTGCACTCCGGGCTCGCCTCCGCCGCGCTGCTGCGACCGGGCGACGTCGCGCTGGGCATCTCGCACAGCGGCCAGACCCGGGAGGCCATCGAGATGGTGGCCGAGGGCGGCAGCCGGGGCGCGACCACCATCGCGCTGACCGGATTCCGCCGCTCGCCGCTGGCCGAACTGGCCGACATCGTGCTGCTGACCGCCAGCCACGCCACCACGTTCCGCCCGGACGCGCTGTCGGCCCGGCATCCGCAACTGGTCGTCCTCGACCTGCTCTACATCGCGGTCGCCCAGCGCACCCACGACCGTGCCCACGCGGCCTTCCGGCGTACCGCCCAGGCCGTAGACGGGCACAAGGCCGCGAGGGGAGCCAGCGCATGA
- a CDS encoding sugar isomerase domain-containing protein — protein sequence MISAQGYAAAVRPVLDRLVDREAEPLGRAADLIAASLRDGGVLQAFGAGHSEAFAAELVARAGGLVPSNRISLHDLVLHGDAPRDVLADPKLERDPAIAHQLYEIAAPQPQDVFVVASQSGINGSVVELALLVTGRGHPLIAVTSVEHTGRVAPRHPSGRRLVDLADVVLDNGAPYGDALLPLEGGGAVCAVSSVTSALLAQLLTAEVVRRFHQAGEAPPIYLSANVPGGDEHNLALESRYAGRLRRTA from the coding sequence ATGATCAGCGCCCAGGGGTACGCGGCCGCCGTCCGTCCGGTCCTCGACCGGCTCGTCGACCGGGAGGCCGAACCGCTCGGCCGGGCGGCCGACCTGATCGCCGCCAGCCTGCGCGACGGCGGGGTGCTCCAGGCGTTCGGCGCCGGGCACTCCGAGGCGTTCGCCGCCGAACTGGTGGCCCGGGCCGGCGGGCTGGTGCCCTCCAACCGGATCTCCCTGCACGACCTGGTGCTGCACGGCGACGCCCCGCGTGACGTGCTCGCCGACCCGAAGCTGGAGCGCGACCCGGCCATCGCCCACCAGCTCTACGAGATCGCCGCGCCGCAGCCGCAGGACGTGTTCGTGGTGGCGTCCCAGTCCGGCATCAACGGCTCGGTGGTCGAACTGGCCCTGCTGGTCACCGGTCGCGGTCACCCGTTGATCGCGGTCACCTCGGTCGAGCACACCGGACGGGTCGCCCCGCGCCATCCGTCCGGCCGGCGGCTCGTCGATCTCGCCGACGTCGTGCTGGACAACGGCGCGCCGTACGGCGACGCACTGCTGCCGCTCGAGGGCGGCGGCGCGGTCTGTGCGGTCTCCTCGGTCACCTCGGCGCTGCTGGCGCAGCTGTTGACAGCGGAGGTCGTACGACGGTTCCACCAGGCCGGAGAGGCACCCCCTATCTACCTCTCCGCCAACGTCCCCGGTGGGGACGAGCACAACCTCGCCCTCGAGTCGCGGTACGCCGGACGTCTCCGGCGCACCGCCTGA
- the ngcE gene encoding N-acetylglucosamine/diacetylchitobiose ABC transporter substrate-binding protein: MSVSSDLNRRTLLRRAAAAGLLVTPAVGLLSACAGSTPSENTDNAGEKSTDNPFGVQDGSAVKVVIFNGGLGDAWAKEDQAIFNAKHPNVTVNMSSTQKIKTEEQPKMATTPSDVVMNSGADMMDVSTLVNEGAIEPLDDLLAAPAWEGGGTVADTLLPGTVADGTFQGKFFVVNIAYTVWGNWYNSALFDREGWTPPKTFDEFFALAPKIKAKGMSPYVYDAVHGYYPRWALMATIWKSAGKQAVIDIDNLKENAWRAEGILPALEVWEKLVKDKLVLPGRLDHTQSQQAWLDGKAAFIQVGTWLKNEMAATIPPGFEMKISDYWGLGATDKAPNDVYAGAGEGIVVPSKAPNKAAAKEFLRAVLSKAGSAKFAELTKSLASTVGSGDNVQDSALASANELMKNAPKDLVSIKFWNFYADMDKESQNLSQELMAGRLTAAQFVDKMQAAADKVAKDSSITKQTRDA, from the coding sequence ATGTCCGTTTCCTCCGATCTGAACCGCCGGACCCTGCTGCGCCGCGCGGCCGCCGCGGGCCTCCTGGTGACCCCGGCCGTGGGTCTGCTCAGCGCCTGCGCGGGCAGCACGCCGAGCGAGAACACCGACAACGCCGGGGAGAAGAGCACCGACAACCCCTTCGGCGTGCAGGACGGCAGCGCCGTGAAGGTGGTCATCTTCAACGGTGGACTGGGTGACGCCTGGGCCAAGGAGGACCAGGCGATCTTCAACGCCAAGCACCCGAACGTCACCGTCAACATGAGCTCCACCCAGAAGATCAAGACCGAAGAACAGCCCAAGATGGCGACCACGCCCAGCGACGTCGTGATGAACTCGGGCGCCGACATGATGGACGTCAGCACCCTGGTCAACGAGGGTGCCATCGAGCCGCTGGACGACCTGCTCGCCGCCCCGGCCTGGGAAGGCGGCGGCACCGTCGCCGATACCCTGCTGCCCGGGACGGTCGCCGACGGCACCTTCCAGGGCAAGTTCTTCGTGGTGAACATCGCCTACACGGTCTGGGGCAACTGGTACAACTCCGCCCTGTTCGACCGGGAAGGCTGGACCCCGCCGAAGACCTTCGACGAGTTCTTCGCGCTGGCTCCGAAGATCAAGGCCAAGGGCATGTCGCCGTACGTCTACGACGCCGTGCACGGCTACTACCCGCGCTGGGCGCTGATGGCCACCATCTGGAAGTCGGCCGGCAAGCAGGCGGTCATCGACATCGACAACCTCAAGGAGAACGCCTGGCGTGCCGAGGGCATCCTGCCCGCTCTGGAGGTGTGGGAGAAGCTGGTCAAGGACAAGCTGGTGCTCCCGGGCAGGCTCGACCACACCCAGTCGCAGCAGGCATGGCTCGACGGCAAGGCGGCCTTCATCCAGGTCGGCACCTGGCTCAAGAACGAGATGGCGGCGACCATCCCGCCGGGCTTCGAGATGAAGATCTCCGACTACTGGGGCCTGGGCGCCACCGACAAGGCGCCCAACGACGTCTATGCCGGTGCCGGTGAGGGCATCGTGGTGCCGAGCAAGGCCCCGAACAAGGCGGCGGCCAAGGAGTTCCTGCGGGCCGTCCTCTCCAAGGCCGGTTCGGCGAAGTTCGCCGAGCTGACCAAGTCGCTCGCCTCCACCGTCGGCTCCGGCGACAACGTCCAGGACTCGGCCCTGGCCAGCGCCAACGAACTGATGAAGAACGCGCCGAAGGACCTGGTCTCGATCAAGTTCTGGAACTTCTACGCGGACATGGACAAGGAGAGCCAGAACCTCTCCCAGGAGTTGATGGCCGGCCGGCTCACCGCCGCGCAGTTCGTCGACAAGATGCAGGCTGCCGCCGACAAGGTGGCCAAGGACTCGTCCATCACCAAGCAGACCCGCGACGCGTGA